From a single Botrytis cinerea B05.10 chromosome 16, complete sequence genomic region:
- the Bcmp1 gene encoding Bcmp1, translating into MISKILPVAALAGAAMAATSCPLSLEISGTADHVAQVAITNTGAETLTLFKGNTVLSEHATLDVVAATADKELEFKGTYVNYKRTGLAADMFQTLQPGETVTASLNVAKTYNLEGLETVDVTAIQGFRYVIGERAPSALSQTTLCDALTSNTVTITPDQSKVASDLVSRDEPFNSRISKRAVTYSSCSTAQTSSLKTTVADAITLATNAYTAAGTGADYFTTWFKSTSEESAVRAIYTDVKNVQTTSPKISCTDTYGDCSDGSALLYTVPSANVIVPCPNNGYWGFDEYSPTCADFDYDRAGSLLHEMTHLYGTEDWAYGPTAAKALSAAHAANNADTYEMYAGSVRLGGCTG; encoded by the exons ATGATTTCCAAGATCCTCCCAGTCGCCGCTCTTGCTGGTGCAGCCATGGCTGCTACCAGCTGCCCTCTCTCACTTGAGATTTCTGGCACTGCTGATCATGTTGCTCAAGTTGCAATCACCAACACTGGTGCCGAGACTCTCACTCTTTTCAAGGGTAACACCGTCTTGAGTGAACACGCTACTTTGGACGTCGTAGCTGCTACAG CTGATAAGGAACTTGAATTCAAGGGAACTTATGTCAACTACAAGCGTACCGGCCTTGCTGCTGATATGTTCCAAACTCTTCAACCTGGCGAGACAGTCACAGCTTCTCTCAATGTCGCCAAGACCTACAATCTTGAAGGTCTTGAGACTGTTGATGTTACCGCTATCCAAGGTTTCAGATACGTCATTGGAGAACGTGCTCCATCTGCTTTGAGCCAAACTACTCTTTGCGATGCTCTCACCTCCAACACTGTCACTATTACTCCTGATCAAAGCAAGGTTGCATC TGATCTCGTAAGCAGAGACGAGCCATTCAACTCACGTATCTCCAAGCGTGCCGTAACCTACAGCAGTTGCAGCACCGCTCAAACCTCCTCCCTCAAGACCACAGTCGCTGATGCCATCACATTGGCCACCAACGCTTACACTGCCGCCGGTACTGGTGCCGATTACTTCACCACCTGGTTCAAGTCTACCTCCGAGGAGTCTGCCGTTCGTGCCATCTACACTGATGTCAAGAACGTTCAAACCACATCCCCAAAGATCTCCTGCACAGATACCTACGGAGATTGCTCTGACGGAAGTGCCTTGCTCTACACCGTTCCCAGCGCCAACGTCATTGTTCCTTGCCCAAACAACGGATACTGGGGCTTTGACGAGTACTCACCTACTTGCGCTGATTTCGATTATGATCGTGCCGGAAGTCTCTTGCACGAGATGACTCACTTGTACGGTACAGAAGATTGGGCCTATGGACCAACTGCTGCCAAGGCTTTGTCTGCTGCCCACGCTGCTAACAACGCCGATACCTACGAGATGTATGCTGGATCCGTCAGACTCGGTGGTTGCACTGGTTAA
- the Bcilv3 gene encoding Bcilv3 — MLSQLRTRANASLLTSRRASQYVRSLSSTSSLRTSSNDSEPQLNRTSAAITQPKSQGASQAMLYATGMTEERLNKAQVGISSVWWSGNPCNMHLLELNHKVKEGVERAGLVGYQFNTIGVSDGISMGTKGMRYSLQSRDLIADSIETVMGGQWYDANISIPGCDKNMPGVMMAIGRVNRPALMVYGGSIKPGCAATQNNADIDIVSAFQAYGQFITGEITEEQRFDVIRHACPGQGACGGMYTANTMASAIEIMGMTLPGSSTNPADSKAKLLECYAAGGAIKTLLKEDIRPRDIMTRQAFENAMVLVTITGGSTNAVLHLIAMADAVGIKLTIDDFQAVSDRTPFLADLKPSGKYVFNDLYSIGGTPSLIKLLIKEGVIDGSGMTVTGKTLAENVKDVRDFPSDQEIIRPFSNPIKKSGHIQILRGSLAPGGSVGKITGKEGLRFVGKAKVYDAENDFIEALERGEIKKGEKTVVVIRYEGPKGGPGMPEMLKPSSAIMGAGLGKDVALITDGRFSGGSHGFLIGHIVPEAQVGGPIGLVRDGDTIVIDAETRVLDLEVEGGEEELERRRKEFVAPPLKYTKGTLAKYSRLVQDASHGCITDGEIVEA; from the exons ATGCTCTCACAATTGAGAACGAGGGCAAATGCCTCTCTTCTCACCTCAAGAAGAGCTTCACAATATGT GCGCTCTCTATCGTCCACATCCTCTCTCCGCACATCCTCCAATGACTCAGAACCACAGCTCAACAGAACCTCAGCTGCTATCACACAACCAAAATCACAAGGTGCTTCGCAGGCAATGTTATATGCCACTGGTATGACCGAGGAAAGATTAAACAAAGCACAAGTTGGTATCTCTTCAGTATGGTGGTCGGGAAATCCTTGCAACATGCATCTTTTGGAACTCAACCACAAAGTAAAGGAAGGAGTAGAGAGAGCCGGTTTGGTAGGATATCAATTCAACACCATTGGAGTTTCGGACGGTATTTCTATGGGTACAAAGGGTATGAGATACAGTCTTCAGTCAAGAGATTTGATTGCGGATAGTATTGAAACTGTGATGGGTGGTCAATGGTATGATGCCAACATTTCGATTCCTGGATGTGACAAGAACATGCCTGGTGTTATGATGGCAATTGGCAGAGTCAACAGACCAGCCCTTATGGTTTATGGTGGTTCTATTAAACCAGGGTGTGCCGCAACACAAAACAACGCAGATATCGATATTGTCTCCGCATTCCAAGCCTACGGACAATTCATTACTGGAGAGATTACAGAAGAACAAAGATTCGATGTTATTCGTCATGCTTGCCCAGGTCAAGGTGCATGTGGTGGAATGTATACCGCAAACACCATGGCATCAGCTATCGAAATTATGGGAATGACTCTTCCTGGATCTTCTACCAACCCCGCAGATTCAAAGGCCAAATTACTTGAATGCTACGCAGCTGGTGGTGCAATCAAAACTCTTCTCAAGGAGGACATCAGACCTAGAGATATCATGACAAGACAGGCTTTCGAAAATGCTATGGTTCTTGTTACCATTACTGGAGGATCTACCAACGCTGTTCTTCATCTTATTGCTATGGCAGATGCTGTAGGAATCAAGCTCACAATCGATGATTTCCAAGCTGTTTCTGACCGAACACCTTTCCTCGCAGACCTCAAACCATCTGGTAAATACGTCTTCAATGATCTTTACAGCATCGGTGGTACTCCTTCTCTTATCAAACTCCTCATCAAGGAAGGTGTCATTGATGGATCAGGAATGACTGTTACTGGTAAGACCCTTGCTGAGAACGTCAAGGATGTTCGTGATTTCCCATCCGACCAAGAAATTATTCGCCCATTCTCAAACCCCATCAAAAAGTCTGGTCACATTCAAATTCTCCGCGGTTCCCTCGCACCAGGTGGATCCGTTGGTAAAATCACCGGTAAAGAAGGATTACGATTCGTTGGAAAAGCTAAGGTTTATGATGCTGAAAATGATTTCATCGAAGCCCTTGAGCGTGGCGAAATcaagaagggagagaagacCGTTGTAGTCATTCGTTATGAAGGACCAAAGGGTGGACCAGGTATGCCAGAAATGTTAAAACCATCCTCGGCAATCATGGGTGCAGGACTTGGAAAGGATGTCGCTCTTATTACCGATGGACGTTTCAGTGGAGGATCTCATGGATTCTTGATTGGACATATTGTACCAGAGGCACAAGTCGGTGGACCAATTGGATTGGTTAGGGATGGTGATACTATTGTTATTGATGCTGAGACGAGAGTattggatttgg